One window from the genome of Streptomyces sp. NBC_00708 encodes:
- a CDS encoding ABC transporter permease: protein MTAPLTPPHRPSSDDHHDWQKSPAGGEPAATPGPQGSHWVPARETDRGELRADLRRAGVVAAVVTVAGVLMGLLWLWLAPRVPLVSDSTAVFLSNSEGEQAIGADGTFALLGLAFGAVSAGLVFWFHRRGGIWLTVGLAVGSVLGSLLAWQLGTRLGPTDDVVAHAREAGKGVVFDAPLEMHAHGVLLAWGLAAMVVHLALTAAWGPRDFEGEWGSYGGWGTGAPSAPVSGAGGSGSPSGSSGAPSGASAPSDGA, encoded by the coding sequence GTGACCGCACCTCTGACGCCGCCGCACCGGCCCTCATCGGACGACCACCACGACTGGCAGAAGTCGCCGGCGGGGGGTGAGCCCGCCGCAACCCCCGGCCCCCAGGGCTCCCACTGGGTCCCGGCGCGGGAGACGGACCGGGGCGAACTGCGTGCGGATCTGCGCCGGGCGGGCGTCGTCGCGGCGGTGGTGACCGTCGCGGGCGTCCTGATGGGGCTCCTGTGGCTGTGGCTGGCGCCCCGGGTGCCGCTCGTCTCCGACAGCACGGCGGTCTTCCTCAGCAACAGCGAGGGCGAGCAGGCCATCGGCGCCGACGGCACGTTCGCCCTGCTCGGGCTGGCGTTCGGGGCGGTCTCGGCGGGCCTGGTCTTCTGGTTCCACCGGCGCGGCGGGATCTGGCTGACGGTGGGCCTCGCGGTCGGCAGCGTGCTCGGTTCGCTGCTGGCGTGGCAGCTCGGTACGCGGCTGGGGCCGACGGACGACGTGGTGGCGCATGCGCGGGAGGCCGGCAAGGGGGTTGTGTTCGACGCGCCGCTGGAGATGCACGCGCACGGGGTGCTGCTGGCGTGGGGGCTGGCGGCGATGGTGGTGCATCTGGCGCTTACCGCGGCTTGGGGGCCGCGGGACTTCGAGGGGGAGTGGGGGTCCTACGGGGGGTGGGGGACGGGGGCGCCTTCGGCGCCGGTCTCCGGGGCGGGTGGGTCCGGCTCGCCGTCCGGGTCGTCCGGGGCGCCGTCCGGGGCGTCCGCGCCGTCCGACGGGGCGTAG
- a CDS encoding ABC transporter permease → MSGIGAVPGAAATLAPRARLFPSLAAVYRAQLSRARVARIPLLFVATFQSIGIMILMRGVVDGGSEARAVVAGSSVLVVAFVALNLLAQYFGQLRAGGGLDHYATLPVPPAAVVLGAAGAYASFTVPGTVVTAVTGSVLFGLPMVHLWVLVAVVPLSGAALSGLGAALGLLAPRQELATLLGQLGMSAALLLGVLPADRLPEPIGWARDLLPSTYGVEALSRSFGPHPDWAVVALDLAVCAVVGVVSLAVATWAYRRAAVR, encoded by the coding sequence ATGAGCGGAATCGGTGCGGTGCCCGGGGCGGCCGCGACGCTCGCCCCCCGGGCCCGGCTGTTCCCCTCCCTCGCGGCCGTCTACCGCGCCCAGCTCTCCCGGGCCCGGGTGGCCCGCATCCCGCTGCTGTTCGTGGCGACCTTCCAGTCCATCGGGATCATGATCCTGATGCGCGGGGTGGTGGACGGCGGCTCCGAGGCGCGGGCCGTCGTCGCCGGGTCCAGCGTCCTGGTCGTCGCCTTCGTCGCCCTGAACCTGCTCGCCCAGTACTTCGGCCAGCTCCGGGCGGGCGGGGGGCTCGACCACTACGCCACCCTGCCCGTGCCGCCCGCCGCCGTGGTGCTCGGCGCGGCCGGGGCGTACGCCTCGTTCACCGTGCCCGGCACCGTCGTCACGGCGGTGACCGGCAGCGTGCTGTTCGGGCTGCCGATGGTGCACCTGTGGGTCCTCGTGGCCGTCGTGCCCCTTTCCGGGGCGGCGCTCTCCGGCCTCGGGGCCGCGCTCGGCCTCCTCGCCCCGCGCCAGGAACTCGCCACGCTGCTCGGGCAGCTGGGCATGTCCGCGGCGCTGCTGCTGGGCGTCCTGCCGGCCGACCGGCTGCCGGAGCCGATCGGCTGGGCGCGCGATCTGCTGCCGTCCACGTACGGGGTCGAGGCGCTGTCCCGGTCCTTCGGTCCCCACCCCGACTGGGCGGTCGTCGCCCTCGACCTGGCGGTCTGCGCCGTCGTCGGCGTGGTCTCGCTCGCCGTGGCCACCTGGGCCTACCGCAGGGCGGCGGTCCGGTGA
- a CDS encoding ABC transporter ATP-binding protein: MCAVRDLVKTYPPARGRRGTPATPEVRATDGISLDIRRGEIFGLLGPNGAGKSTLVRQLTGLMRPDSGSVDMLGHDLVRHPERASRLIGYLGQESTALDELTVALAAETTGRLRGLPVREARAERDAVLDELGLADLAGRPLKKLSGGQRRLACVAAALVGERPVLVLDEPTTGMDPVARRAVWAAVDRRRAERGATVLLVTHNVIEAETVLDRVAVIERGKVIACDTPAGLKERVAGEVRVELVWRERAPLELPEVAALRAFAQESGRRWALRLAPDEARAAVAAVTGGAAFAALDDFSLATPSLEDVYLALGGGATKGLVKA; encoded by the coding sequence GTGTGCGCGGTGCGTGATCTGGTCAAGACCTACCCCCCGGCCCGGGGCCGCCGAGGCACGCCCGCGACCCCGGAAGTACGCGCCACCGACGGCATCAGCCTCGACATCCGGCGCGGTGAGATCTTCGGACTGCTCGGGCCCAACGGTGCCGGAAAGTCCACCCTCGTACGGCAGCTCACCGGTCTGATGCGGCCCGATTCCGGCAGCGTCGACATGCTCGGCCACGACCTCGTACGCCACCCCGAGCGGGCCTCCCGGCTGATCGGCTACCTCGGGCAGGAGTCCACCGCGCTCGACGAGCTGACCGTCGCGCTGGCCGCCGAGACCACCGGGCGGCTGCGCGGCCTTCCCGTGCGCGAGGCGCGCGCCGAGCGGGACGCCGTCCTGGACGAACTCGGGCTCGCCGACCTCGCGGGGCGGCCCCTGAAGAAGCTCTCCGGCGGTCAGCGGCGGCTCGCCTGCGTCGCCGCCGCGCTCGTCGGGGAGCGGCCGGTACTCGTCCTGGACGAGCCGACGACCGGCATGGACCCGGTGGCCCGGCGCGCCGTCTGGGCCGCCGTCGACCGGCGGCGCGCCGAGCGCGGGGCGACGGTCCTGCTCGTCACCCACAACGTCATCGAGGCCGAGACCGTCCTGGACCGGGTCGCCGTCATCGAACGCGGCAAGGTCATCGCCTGCGACACCCCCGCCGGGCTCAAGGAGCGCGTCGCCGGGGAGGTCCGGGTCGAGCTGGTGTGGCGCGAGCGCGCCCCGCTGGAGCTGCCCGAGGTCGCGGCCCTGCGCGCGTTCGCGCAGGAGTCCGGGCGCCGCTGGGCGCTGCGGCTCGCGCCCGACGAGGCGCGGGCGGCGGTCGCCGCGGTGACCGGCGGCGCGGCCTTCGCCGCGCTCGACGACTTCAGCCTGGCGACGCCGAGCCTGGAGGACGTCTACCTCGCGCTCGGCGGCGGCGCGACCAAGGGACTGGTGAAGGCATGA
- a CDS encoding NYN domain-containing protein produces MERVDRCVVLVDAGYLLGAAASLLAGEPARSRITVDHAALIQQLRERAEADTEQPLLRIYWFDGAPDRVPQPEHRRLRVMPRVTVRLGALTRSDGRWAQKGVDAAMHAELTELARNRACSDVVLVTGDGDLLPGLMSAKEHGVAVHLWAVQAADGDYNQSEDLVAEADERRVLDRAWITQAVRAKETGGACAPAPVTRPEIAAILSAPLPESALAASAERASRAAAQAEAAGTDEEAAPRGGESTAQPAHGHGGKGVPTPKDLAGTLRGPVGQTERPPAPQPAATLRWSSDRGWVERGGPLGEPPETASLPTLAQLTSAEQRWADREEDITTVGGDPFEVGQVFARRWMERLPEAGHLPKLSTLYPRIPHRIDGELLRYAARFGLLAHKDDQIDEHDRYAIRAGFWREIDVRAAADHAPAAERAAEKAGKTGPAGD; encoded by the coding sequence GTGGAACGCGTGGACCGTTGCGTCGTCCTGGTGGACGCCGGCTATCTGCTGGGCGCAGCCGCGAGTCTGCTGGCAGGAGAGCCTGCCCGGTCCCGCATCACCGTCGATCACGCGGCTCTCATCCAGCAGCTGCGCGAACGCGCCGAGGCCGATACCGAGCAGCCGCTGCTGCGGATCTACTGGTTCGACGGCGCCCCCGACCGCGTCCCGCAGCCCGAGCACCGCAGGCTGCGCGTCATGCCCCGGGTCACGGTCCGCCTGGGCGCCCTCACTCGCAGTGACGGGCGGTGGGCGCAGAAGGGCGTCGACGCGGCGATGCACGCCGAACTCACCGAGCTCGCCCGCAACCGCGCCTGCTCCGACGTGGTCCTGGTGACCGGTGACGGAGACCTGCTGCCCGGCCTGATGTCGGCCAAGGAGCACGGCGTCGCCGTCCACCTCTGGGCCGTCCAGGCCGCCGACGGCGATTACAACCAGTCCGAGGACCTGGTCGCGGAGGCGGACGAGCGCCGCGTCCTGGACCGGGCCTGGATCACCCAGGCCGTCCGCGCCAAGGAGACCGGCGGCGCCTGTGCCCCGGCGCCCGTCACGCGCCCCGAGATCGCCGCGATCCTCTCCGCCCCGCTGCCCGAGTCGGCCCTCGCCGCCTCCGCCGAACGCGCCTCCCGCGCCGCCGCCCAGGCCGAGGCCGCCGGCACCGACGAGGAGGCGGCCCCACGGGGCGGCGAGAGCACGGCCCAGCCCGCGCACGGCCACGGCGGCAAGGGCGTCCCCACTCCGAAGGACCTCGCCGGCACCCTGCGCGGCCCCGTCGGGCAGACCGAGCGGCCCCCCGCCCCGCAGCCCGCGGCGACCCTGCGCTGGTCCTCCGACCGGGGCTGGGTGGAGCGCGGCGGCCCGCTGGGCGAACCCCCGGAGACCGCGTCCCTGCCCACGCTCGCCCAGCTCACCAGCGCCGAACAGCGCTGGGCCGACCGCGAGGAGGACATCACCACGGTCGGCGGCGACCCCTTCGAGGTGGGCCAGGTCTTCGCCCGGCGCTGGATGGAACGGCTCCCGGAGGCCGGCCACCTGCCGAAGCTCTCCACCCTCTACCCGCGTATCCCGCACCGCATCGACGGCGAGCTGCTGCGGTACGCGGCCCGCTTCGGCCTCCTCGCCCACAAGGACGACCAGATCGACGAGCACGACCGGTACGCGATCCGGGCGGGCTTCTGGCGCGAGATCGACGTACGGGCCGCGGCCGACCACGCCCCGGCGGCCGAGCGGGCGGCGGAGAAGGCCGGGAAAACGGGCCCGGCCGGAGACTGA
- the dnaE gene encoding DNA polymerase III subunit alpha, with the protein MTKPPFTHLHVHTQYSLLDGAARLKDMFNACNEMGMSHIAMTDHGNLHGAYDFFHSAQKANVTPIIGIEAYVAPESRKHKRKIQWGQPHQKRDDVSGSGGYTHKTIWAANAKGLHNLFKLSSDAYAEGWLQKWPRMDKETISQWSEGLIASTGCPSGEVQTRLRLGQFDEAVRAASDYKDIFGEGRYFLELMDHGIEIERRVRDGLLEIGKKLNIPPLVTNDSHYTYASEATAHDALLCIQTGKNLSDPDRFRFDGTGYYLKTTDEMYGVDSSDAWQEGCANTLLVAQQIDTTGMFEKRDLMPKFEIPEGYTEITWFQEEVRVGMNRRFPNGVPEDRQKQVEYEMDIIIQMGFPGYFLVVADFIMWAKNNGIAVGPGRGSAAGSIVSYAMGITDLDPIEHGLIFERFLNPERVSMPDVDIDFDERRRVEVIRYVTEKYGADKVAMIGTYGKIKAKNAIKDSARVLGYPYAMGDRLTKAMPADVLGKGIDLNGITDPKHPRYSEAGEIRGMYENEPDVKKVIDTAKGVEGLVRQMGVHAAGVIMSSEPIVDHAPVWVRHTDGVTITQWDYPQCESLGLLKMDFLGLRNLTIMDDAIKMVKSNKGIDLEMLALPLDDPKTYELLCRGDTLGVFQFDGGPMRSLLRQMQPDNFEDISAVSALYRPGPMGMNSHTNYAERKNGRQEITPIHPELEEPLKEVLGLTYGLIVYQEQVQKAAQIVAGYSLGEADILRRVMGKKKPEELAKNFVLFEAGAKEKGFSDAAIKALWDVLVPFAGYAFNKAHSSAYGLVTYWTAYLKANYPAEYMAALLTSVKDDKDKSAVYLNECRRMGIKVLPPNVNESESNFAAQGDDVILFGLTAVRNVGQNVVDSIIRCRKAKGKYSTFPDFLDKVEAVVCNKRTVESLIKAGAFDEMGHTRKGLVAHHEPMIDNVVQVKRKEAEGQFDLFGGGEEDSDEPGFGLDVEFSDVEWEKSYLLAQEREMLGLYVSDHPLFGLEHVLSDKSDASISQLTGGEHADGAIVTVGGIISGLQRKMTKQGNAWAIATVEDLAGSIECMFFPATYQLVSTQLVEDTVVFVKGRLDKREDVPRLVAMEMQVPDISNAGTNAPVVLTIPTVRVTPPMVSRLGEVLNSHRGDTEVRIRLQGPRKTTVLRLDRHRVKPDPALFGDLKVLLGPSCLAG; encoded by the coding sequence GTGACCAAGCCGCCCTTCACGCACCTTCACGTCCACACCCAGTACTCGCTGCTGGACGGTGCCGCGCGGCTCAAGGACATGTTCAACGCGTGCAACGAGATGGGCATGTCCCATATCGCGATGACGGACCACGGCAACCTGCACGGGGCGTACGACTTCTTCCACTCGGCGCAGAAGGCGAACGTGACGCCGATCATCGGCATCGAGGCGTATGTCGCGCCCGAGTCGCGCAAGCACAAGCGGAAGATCCAGTGGGGGCAGCCGCACCAGAAGCGCGACGACGTCTCCGGTTCGGGTGGTTACACCCACAAGACGATCTGGGCGGCCAACGCGAAGGGGCTGCACAACCTCTTCAAGCTGTCGTCGGACGCGTACGCCGAGGGCTGGCTCCAGAAGTGGCCGCGTATGGACAAGGAGACCATCTCCCAGTGGTCCGAGGGCCTGATCGCGTCCACCGGCTGCCCCTCCGGCGAGGTGCAGACGAGGCTGCGGCTCGGGCAGTTCGACGAGGCGGTCCGGGCCGCCTCCGACTACAAGGACATCTTCGGCGAGGGACGCTACTTCCTGGAGCTGATGGACCACGGAATCGAGATCGAGCGCCGGGTCCGCGACGGGCTGCTCGAAATCGGCAAGAAGCTGAACATCCCGCCGCTCGTCACGAACGACTCGCACTACACGTACGCCTCCGAGGCGACCGCGCACGACGCCCTGCTGTGCATCCAGACCGGCAAGAACCTCTCCGACCCGGACCGCTTCCGCTTCGACGGCACCGGCTACTACCTCAAGACCACCGACGAGATGTACGGCGTCGACTCCTCCGACGCCTGGCAGGAGGGGTGCGCCAACACCCTCCTGGTCGCGCAGCAGATCGACACCACCGGGATGTTCGAGAAGCGCGACCTGATGCCGAAGTTCGAGATCCCCGAGGGCTACACGGAGATCACCTGGTTCCAGGAGGAGGTCCGGGTCGGGATGAACCGCCGTTTCCCGAACGGCGTCCCCGAGGACCGGCAGAAGCAGGTCGAGTACGAGATGGACATCATCATCCAGATGGGGTTCCCGGGATACTTCCTGGTCGTCGCCGACTTCATCATGTGGGCCAAGAACAACGGCATCGCGGTCGGCCCCGGACGAGGTTCCGCGGCCGGTTCGATCGTCTCGTACGCGATGGGCATCACCGACCTCGACCCGATCGAGCACGGACTGATCTTCGAGCGCTTCCTCAACCCCGAGCGCGTCTCCATGCCCGACGTCGACATCGACTTCGACGAGCGCAGGCGCGTCGAGGTCATCCGGTACGTGACGGAGAAGTACGGCGCCGACAAGGTCGCCATGATCGGCACCTACGGCAAGATCAAGGCCAAGAACGCGATCAAGGACTCCGCCCGTGTCCTCGGCTACCCGTACGCCATGGGCGACCGCCTCACCAAGGCCATGCCCGCCGACGTCCTCGGCAAGGGCATCGACCTCAACGGCATCACCGACCCCAAGCACCCGCGCTACAGCGAGGCGGGCGAGATCCGGGGGATGTACGAGAACGAGCCGGACGTCAAGAAGGTCATCGACACCGCCAAGGGCGTCGAGGGCCTGGTCCGGCAGATGGGCGTGCACGCCGCCGGCGTCATCATGTCCAGCGAGCCGATCGTCGACCACGCGCCGGTCTGGGTGCGGCACACCGACGGCGTCACCATCACGCAGTGGGACTACCCGCAGTGCGAGTCGCTCGGCCTGCTGAAGATGGACTTCCTGGGGCTGCGCAACCTGACGATCATGGACGACGCCATCAAGATGGTGAAGTCCAACAAGGGCATCGACCTGGAGATGCTGGCCCTCCCGCTCGACGACCCCAAGACGTACGAACTGCTCTGCCGCGGTGACACGCTCGGCGTGTTCCAGTTCGACGGCGGCCCCATGCGCTCCCTGCTGCGCCAGATGCAGCCCGACAACTTCGAGGACATTTCCGCCGTCTCGGCCCTCTACCGGCCGGGCCCGATGGGCATGAACTCGCACACGAACTACGCCGAGCGCAAGAACGGCCGCCAGGAGATCACCCCGATCCACCCGGAGCTGGAGGAGCCCCTCAAGGAGGTCCTCGGCCTCACCTACGGCCTGATCGTGTACCAGGAGCAGGTGCAGAAGGCCGCCCAGATCGTCGCCGGGTACTCGCTCGGCGAGGCCGACATCCTGCGCCGCGTGATGGGCAAGAAGAAGCCCGAGGAGCTGGCGAAGAACTTCGTCCTCTTCGAGGCGGGCGCCAAGGAGAAGGGCTTCTCGGACGCGGCGATCAAGGCGCTCTGGGACGTGCTGGTCCCGTTCGCCGGATACGCGTTCAACAAGGCGCACTCCTCCGCGTACGGGCTGGTCACCTACTGGACCGCGTACCTCAAGGCGAACTACCCCGCCGAGTACATGGCCGCCCTGCTGACCTCGGTCAAGGACGACAAGGACAAGTCCGCGGTCTATCTGAACGAGTGCCGGCGCATGGGCATCAAGGTGCTCCCGCCGAACGTCAACGAGTCGGAGTCCAACTTCGCCGCCCAGGGCGACGACGTCATCCTGTTCGGGCTGACCGCCGTCCGCAACGTCGGCCAGAACGTCGTGGACTCGATCATCCGGTGCCGCAAGGCGAAGGGGAAGTACAGCACCTTCCCCGACTTCCTGGACAAGGTCGAGGCGGTCGTCTGCAACAAGCGGACCGTCGAATCGCTCATCAAGGCCGGCGCCTTCGACGAGATGGGCCACACCCGCAAGGGGCTCGTCGCCCACCACGAGCCCATGATCGACAACGTGGTGCAGGTCAAGCGCAAGGAGGCCGAGGGACAGTTCGACCTCTTCGGCGGCGGCGAGGAGGACAGCGACGAGCCGGGCTTCGGGCTCGACGTGGAGTTCTCCGACGTCGAGTGGGAGAAGTCCTATCTGCTGGCCCAGGAGCGCGAGATGCTCGGGCTGTACGTCTCCGACCACCCGCTGTTCGGTCTGGAGCACGTCCTGTCCGACAAGTCGGACGCGTCGATCTCGCAGCTCACCGGCGGTGAGCACGCCGACGGCGCGATCGTCACCGTGGGCGGCATCATCTCCGGCCTCCAGCGCAAGATGACCAAGCAGGGCAACGCCTGGGCCATCGCCACCGTGGAGGACCTGGCCGGTTCCATCGAGTGCATGTTCTTCCCCGCGACCTATCAGCTGGTCTCCACCCAGCTCGTCGAGGACACCGTCGTCTTCGTCAAGGGGCGGCTCGACAAGCGCGAGGACGTGCCGCGCCTGGTCGCCATGGAGATGCAGGTCCCCGACATCTCCAACGCGGGGACCAACGCGCCCGTCGTCCTGACCATCCCCACGGTCCGGGTCACCCCGCCGATGGTCAGCCGGCTCGGCGAGGTGCTGAACAGCCACCGGGGCGACACCGAGGTACGCATCAGGCTCCAGGGTCCCCGCAAGACCACGGTGCTCCGGCTCGACCGGCACCGGGTGAAGCCCGATCCGGCGCTCTTCGGCGACCTGAAGGTGCTGCTCGGGCCGTCCTGCCTGGCGGGCTGA
- a CDS encoding DUF2252 domain-containing protein — protein MSDTQTGAERRGEQILEVFDTAFGELLAADPAAFRVKFRKMAGSAFAFYRGTACLFYNDLERERHGGPYLDERTGRVWIHGDLHAENFGTYMDANGRLVFNVNDFDEAYVGPFTWDLKRFAASVALLGYAKALGDEQITELVRIYAAAYRERIHALATGAKNDEVPPFTLDTAEGPLLGALRVARSLTRFSLLDSMTVIRDFERRFSEGGGAIDLDAATRYKVLAAFDGYLETLPESSLTRPDSYRVKDVVGRRGIGIGSAGLPSYNILLEGNSDALENDVVIYLKQAQTPAVSRHITDAAVRDYFQHEGHRTVISQRALQAHADPWLGWTELDGAGQLVAEVSPYAVDLDWSDIDEPDEIAAVVADLGRATATMHAAADDESGHSLVPFSTERAIDAAIAADEDGFGELLVDFAHSYGARARADHQIFVDLFRNGRIPGL, from the coding sequence ATGTCGGACACGCAGACCGGCGCGGAGCGGCGCGGGGAGCAGATTCTCGAGGTCTTCGACACCGCCTTCGGGGAGCTGCTGGCGGCCGATCCGGCCGCCTTCCGGGTCAAGTTCCGCAAGATGGCGGGCTCGGCCTTCGCGTTCTACCGGGGCACCGCCTGCCTGTTCTACAACGACCTGGAGCGCGAGCGGCACGGCGGTCCCTACCTGGACGAGCGCACCGGCCGGGTCTGGATCCACGGCGATCTGCACGCGGAGAATTTCGGCACCTACATGGACGCCAACGGCCGCCTCGTCTTCAACGTGAACGACTTCGACGAGGCGTACGTGGGCCCCTTCACCTGGGACCTCAAGCGCTTCGCCGCCTCGGTCGCGCTGCTCGGGTACGCGAAGGCGCTGGGCGACGAGCAGATCACCGAGCTGGTCCGGATCTACGCGGCGGCCTACCGGGAGCGCATCCACGCCCTGGCGACGGGCGCCAAGAACGACGAGGTCCCGCCCTTCACCCTGGACACCGCCGAGGGGCCGCTGCTCGGCGCCCTGCGCGTCGCCCGCTCGCTGACCCGGTTCTCGCTGCTCGACTCGATGACCGTGATCCGCGACTTCGAGCGCCGGTTCTCGGAGGGCGGCGGCGCGATCGACCTGGACGCGGCGACGCGGTACAAGGTGCTGGCCGCGTTCGACGGCTATCTGGAGACGCTGCCGGAGTCGAGCCTGACCCGGCCGGACTCCTACCGGGTCAAGGACGTCGTGGGGCGGCGCGGCATCGGCATCGGCTCGGCGGGCCTGCCCTCGTACAACATCCTGCTGGAGGGCAACAGCGACGCCCTGGAGAACGATGTGGTGATCTACCTCAAGCAGGCGCAGACCCCGGCCGTCTCCCGGCACATCACGGACGCGGCCGTCCGCGACTACTTCCAGCACGAGGGCCACCGCACGGTGATCTCGCAGCGCGCCCTCCAGGCCCACGCCGACCCGTGGCTGGGCTGGACCGAGCTGGACGGGGCCGGCCAGCTGGTCGCCGAGGTGTCGCCGTACGCGGTCGACCTGGACTGGTCCGACATCGACGAGCCCGACGAGATCGCGGCGGTCGTCGCCGACCTCGGCCGGGCGACCGCCACCATGCACGCGGCGGCGGACGACGAGAGCGGCCACTCGCTGGTGCCGTTCTCCACGGAGCGGGCGATCGACGCCGCCATCGCGGCCGACGAGGACGGCTTCGGGGAGCTGCTGGTGGACTTCGCGCACAGCTACGGGGCGCGGGCCCGCGCGGACCACCAGATCTTCGTGGACCTCTTCCGCAACGGCCGCATCCCGGGGCTGTAG
- a CDS encoding DsbA family protein, with protein sequence MSKRNSQANKSAARERLRAERERQAKKDKARRQVVVGVSVVAGLAVVAGISYAVMEMNKPSHWDSLKNEKTVVAPKNTSGKDGTTVVIGKDSAKKTLKVYEDSRCPICASFEQTVGPTVTKDVADGKYKIQYIGASFIDGDSLGGDKPVVGNRGEGSKNALSALGAALNVSTDAFLEYKSALYSAEFHPDESDDKFKDDSYLIKVADSVKALKGNKEFQKAVEDGTYDAWALKMSKSFDENKDEVDGTPSLVMDGKKVTGSDGKNAPMTVEDYNTAMTAALKG encoded by the coding sequence ATGAGCAAGCGCAACAGCCAGGCCAACAAGTCCGCCGCCCGTGAGCGGCTGCGCGCGGAGCGCGAGCGCCAGGCGAAGAAGGACAAGGCCCGCCGGCAGGTCGTCGTCGGTGTCTCGGTCGTGGCCGGCCTCGCCGTCGTCGCGGGCATCAGCTACGCCGTGATGGAGATGAACAAGCCGTCCCACTGGGATTCCCTCAAGAACGAAAAGACGGTGGTCGCGCCCAAGAACACCTCGGGCAAGGACGGCACCACCGTCGTCATCGGCAAGGACAGCGCCAAGAAGACCCTGAAGGTGTACGAGGACTCCCGCTGCCCGATCTGCGCCTCGTTCGAGCAGACCGTCGGCCCGACCGTCACCAAGGACGTCGCGGACGGCAAGTACAAGATCCAGTACATCGGCGCGTCGTTCATCGACGGTGACAGCCTCGGCGGCGACAAGCCCGTCGTCGGCAACCGCGGCGAGGGCTCCAAGAACGCCCTGAGCGCGCTGGGCGCGGCGCTGAACGTGAGCACCGACGCGTTCCTGGAGTACAAGAGCGCCCTGTACTCGGCGGAGTTCCACCCGGACGAGTCCGACGACAAGTTCAAGGACGACAGCTACCTGATCAAGGTGGCCGACTCGGTGAAGGCCCTCAAGGGCAACAAGGAGTTCCAGAAGGCCGTCGAGGACGGCACGTACGACGCCTGGGCCCTGAAGATGTCCAAGAGCTTCGACGAGAACAAGGACGAGGTGGACGGCACGCCGAGCCTGGTCATGGACGGCAAGAAGGTCACCGGCAGCGACGGCAAGAACGCGCCGATGACGGTCGAGGACTACAACACGGCGATGACCGCCGCGCTGAAGGGCTGA
- a CDS encoding dienelactone hydrolase family protein: MGLMNIMLFHSMYGLRPAVHAAADRLRAAGHEVRVPDLFEGHTFDSVEEAEAFREETGKEELLKRAVLAAAPYSDQGLVYAGFSLGASVAQTLALGDEKARGLLLLHGTSDIAENATVDELPVQLHVADPDPYETHDWLNSWYLDMQRTGADVEVYRYPGAGHLFTDPELPDFDRAAAELAWKVAIGFLATL; encoded by the coding sequence ATGGGCCTCATGAACATCATGCTTTTCCACTCGATGTACGGTCTGCGCCCCGCGGTCCACGCGGCAGCCGACCGGCTGCGCGCCGCTGGGCACGAGGTGCGCGTGCCCGATCTGTTCGAGGGCCACACCTTCGATTCGGTGGAGGAAGCGGAGGCGTTCCGGGAGGAGACCGGCAAGGAGGAGCTGCTGAAGCGTGCCGTGCTGGCCGCCGCACCCTACTCCGACCAGGGCCTGGTGTACGCCGGCTTCTCGCTCGGCGCCTCGGTCGCCCAGACCCTCGCGCTCGGCGACGAGAAGGCGCGTGGGCTGCTGCTCCTCCACGGCACCTCGGACATCGCCGAGAACGCCACGGTGGACGAGCTGCCCGTCCAGCTGCACGTCGCCGACCCGGACCCGTACGAGACCCACGACTGGCTGAACTCGTGGTACCTGGACATGCAGCGGACCGGGGCCGACGTGGAGGTCTACCGGTACCCGGGCGCCGGGCACCTGTTCACCGACCCGGAGCTGCCGGACTTCGACCGGGCGGCGGCCGAGCTGGCCTGGAAGGTCGCGATCGGGTTCCTCGCGACGCTGTGA